A single Thunnus thynnus chromosome 6, fThuThy2.1, whole genome shotgun sequence DNA region contains:
- the nfatc2a gene encoding nuclear factor of activated T-cells, cytoplasmic 2 isoform X1 codes for MTSFYDEKDLEEELRRVNCPDEDLEFDYLFEYEPPCSDFAGGHQDDPNLASHKVLSPESEQAFPLEEASPYGIKSCSPAFGEHNTEVLPGYDNQEARNYLDSTRPAGLALSPRIEITPSREHYNHGRDSLQNHQLNISPRPTLTVPGHENLSYREPQCLSPASSNSSTSWHSESYSPWASPCVSPSSGQNPGDLCPRLQNIHTGSPRTSPGTSPRTSLAEDGCLGPRSPSPRPGSRSTSPQGKRTYDMYRNPGLIPGHRSRSPSPHSGHEDHNIGAHYTHSSLADAMNGFGTSQPGLVPTKIVKTSNQVYTLYPENHGEGNYVVSCEQDLKTKPAAEPFFVIPPIWSKPLVSSLCSIPVASLPPLEWPIPSRTDQYELHIDVQPKPHHRAHYETEGSRGAVKAPTGGHPVVQLHGYRGKEPLGLQIFIGTADERILKPHAFYQVHRITGKTVTTTSYEKIIHGTKVLEIPLEPKNNMKAIIDCAGILKLRNADIELRKGETDVGRKNTRVRLVFRVHIPQPGGQHVSLQVASHPIECSQRSAHELPMVEKQDMDSCSVMGGQQMILTGQNFSSDSKVIFMEKTQDGQQIWEMEATVDKDKSQPSMLFVEVPSYRDTSVCHSVKVNFYVINGKRKRSQPQHFTYTPLASPSIKTEPIDEYEADHMGFAMPQILGISPHSYYHNPRGVLHPDNGLVSGMASCQRLSSSLPGQDARFQQQSPAIVYSRGGKSLSGSPSLYQQTGGMMSDPHRSVLVHTGSPAQPVGPMGAGQHPSIIQFSPTNHHLLRGGDHQPLSAPQPDNQQIIYCDGYSPQSAHSPTPPQAQAVVTHPQQYPTVIQQQPYVQKGQQKGRAPPGTGQMEAPGDGQRRVTVKEENLDQAYLDDGELNEIIRKDLTGVQARGQT; via the exons ATGACCTCTTTTTACGACGAAAAAGATTTGGAGGAAGAGCTCAGACGAGTCAACTGCCCTGATGAGGATTTGGAGTTTGATTACTTGTTTGAATATGAACCACCTTGCAGCGACTTTGCTGGGGGACATCAAG ATGACCCCAACCTTGCATCTCATAAAGTCCTCAGCCCTGAGTCTGAGCAGGCTTTCCCTCTGGAGGAGGCCTCTCCATACGGCATCAAGTCCTGCAGTCCTGCCTTCGGTGAGCACAACACTGAGGTTCTACCAGGATATGACAACCAGGAGGCCAGAAACTACCTGGACAGTACCCGTCCTGCAGGCCTGGCTCTGAGCCCGCGGATCGAAATCACCCCTTCCAGAGAGCACTACAACCATGGTCGGGACTCCCTGCAGAACCACCAACTGAACATTAGCCCGAGACCCACCCTCACTGTTCCTGGTCATGAAAACCTTTCCTACCGTGAGCCCCAGTGCCTGAGTCCCGCCAGCAGCAACTCCTCCACCAGCTGGCACTCGGAGAGCTACTCCCCCTGGGCATCTCCTTGTGTGTCCCCCAGCAGCGGCCAGAACCCCGGAGACCTCTGCCCCCGGTTACAGAACATCCACACTGGCTCCCCGCGCACCTCCCCGGGCACCTCTCCTCGCACCAGTCTAGCTGAGGACGGCTGCCTGGGACCCCGCTCGCCCTCCCCCAGGCCTGGCTCCCGCTCCACCTCCCCACAGGGCAAACGCACCTACGACATGTACAGGAATCCAGGGTTAATCCCTGGGCACCGCTCCCGCAGTCCGTCCCCCCACAGTGGCCATGAAGATCACAACATAGGGGCCCACTATACACACAGCAGCCTTGCTGATGCCATGAATGGTTTTGGCACCAGTCAGCCAGGCCTGGTTCCCACTAAAATAGTCAAGACGTCCAATCAGGTTTACACTCTGTACCCAGAGAACCACGGAGAGGGGAACTACGTGGTGTCCTGTGAGCAGGACTTGAAAACCAAACCTGCTGCAGAGCCATTCTTTGTTATCCCCCCAATCTGGTCCAAGCCGCTGGTTTCCAGCCTCTGCAG CATCCCAGTGGCTTCTCTCCCCCCGCTGGAATGGCCGATCCCCAGTCGCACAGACCAGTATGAACTCCACATTGATGTGCAACCCAAGCCGCACCACAGAGCTCACTATGAGACAGAGGGAAGCAGGGGTGCTGTCAAAGCGCCCACAGGAGGACACCCTGTCGTACAG TTACACGGCTACAGAGGCAAGGAGCCGCTTGGCCTGCAGATCTTCATCGGTACAGCAGACGAGCGCATCCTCAAGCCCCACGCCTTCTATCAAGTCCACCGCATCACTGGCAAGACGGTTACAACCACCAGTTATGAGAAGATTATCCATGGCACCAAAGTTCTTGAGATCCCCCTGGAGCCAAAGAACAACATGAAAGCAAT AATTGACTGTGCTGGGATCCTGAAACTCAGGAACGCCGACATCGAGCTGAGGAAGGGCGAGACAGACGTCGGCCGGAAAAACACCCGTGTTCGTCTTGTGTTTCGGGTGCACATACCTCAACCTGGAGGACAGCACGTCTCTCTCCAAGTGGCCTCGCATCCTATTGAGTGCT CTCAGCGTTCAGCACATGAGCTTCCCATGGTGGAGAAGCAGGACATGGACAGCTGCTCTGTTATGGGAGGCCAGCAGATGATCCTGACTGGGCAGAACTTCAGCTCTGACTCCAAGGTCATTTTTATGGAGAAAACCCAGG ATGGGCAACAAATTTGGGAAATGGAAGCAACAGTGGACAAAGATAAGAGCCAACCA AGTATGCTGTTTGTGGAGGTGCCGTCCTACCGAGACACGTCTGTCTGTCATTCTGTCAAAGTCAACTTCTACGTCATCAACGGCAAGAGGAAGCGCAGCCAGCCTCAACATTTCACCTACACACCACTGGCAT CTCCATCAATCAAGACAGAGCCTATAGACGAGTATGAAGCAGATCATATGGGCTTCGCCATGCCTCAGATCTTGGGCATATCGCCTCATTCCTACTACCATAACCCACGCGGTGTCCTCCACCCAGACAACGGCCTGGTCTCCGGCATGGCCTCCTGCCAGCGTCTCAGCTCCAGCCTTCCAGGCCAAGATGCACGTTTCCAGCAGCAGAGCCCGGCCATTGTGTACTCCCGCGGGGGCAAGAGTCTGAGCGGCAGCCCTAGCCTTTATCAGCAGACTGGAGGGATGATGTCTGACCCGCATCGGTCGGTCCTGGTCCACACAGGCTCCCCAGCACAGCCTGTAGGTCCTATGGGTGCAGGCCAGCACCCGTCTATCATCCAGTTCTCCCCCACCAACCACCATCTGCTTCGGGGAGGAGACCATCAACCTCTCAGTGCTCCGCAGCCTGACAACCAGCAGATCATCTACTGCGATGGCTACTCTCCACAGTCTGCCCACTCCCCTACGCCCCCCCAGGCTCAGGCGGTGGTGACTCACCCTCAGCAGTATCCCACCGTGATCCAGCAGCAGCCCTACGTGCAGAAGGGGCAGCAGAAAGGCCGTGCTCCTCCCGGCACGGGGCAGATGGAGGCTCCAGGAGACGGACAGAGGAGGGTGACAGTCAAGGAGGAGAACTTGGACCAGGCCTACCTAGATGATGGTGAGT
- the nfatc2a gene encoding nuclear factor of activated T-cells, cytoplasmic 2 isoform X3 yields the protein MFRETWRLAQYHTMRSMDQDDPNLASHKVLSPESEQAFPLEEASPYGIKSCSPAFGEHNTEVLPGYDNQEARNYLDSTRPAGLALSPRIEITPSREHYNHGRDSLQNHQLNISPRPTLTVPGHENLSYREPQCLSPASSNSSTSWHSESYSPWASPCVSPSSGQNPGDLCPRLQNIHTGSPRTSPGTSPRTSLAEDGCLGPRSPSPRPGSRSTSPQGKRTYDMYRNPGLIPGHRSRSPSPHSGHEDHNIGAHYTHSSLADAMNGFGTSQPGLVPTKIVKTSNQVYTLYPENHGEGNYVVSCEQDLKTKPAAEPFFVIPPIWSKPLVSSLCSIPVASLPPLEWPIPSRTDQYELHIDVQPKPHHRAHYETEGSRGAVKAPTGGHPVVQLHGYRGKEPLGLQIFIGTADERILKPHAFYQVHRITGKTVTTTSYEKIIHGTKVLEIPLEPKNNMKAIIDCAGILKLRNADIELRKGETDVGRKNTRVRLVFRVHIPQPGGQHVSLQVASHPIECSQRSAHELPMVEKQDMDSCSVMGGQQMILTGQNFSSDSKVIFMEKTQDGQQIWEMEATVDKDKSQPSMLFVEVPSYRDTSVCHSVKVNFYVINGKRKRSQPQHFTYTPLASPSIKTEPIDEYEADHMGFAMPQILGISPHSYYHNPRGVLHPDNGLVSGMASCQRLSSSLPGQDARFQQQSPAIVYSRGGKSLSGSPSLYQQTGGMMSDPHRSVLVHTGSPAQPVGPMGAGQHPSIIQFSPTNHHLLRGGDHQPLSAPQPDNQQIIYCDGYSPQSAHSPTPPQAQAVVTHPQQYPTVIQQQPYVQKGQQKGRAPPGTGQMEAPGDGQRRVTVKEENLDQAYLDDGELNEIIRKDLTGVQARGQT from the exons atGTTTAGAGAGACTTGGAGGCTGGCACAGTACCACACCATGAGGTCGATGGATCAAG ATGACCCCAACCTTGCATCTCATAAAGTCCTCAGCCCTGAGTCTGAGCAGGCTTTCCCTCTGGAGGAGGCCTCTCCATACGGCATCAAGTCCTGCAGTCCTGCCTTCGGTGAGCACAACACTGAGGTTCTACCAGGATATGACAACCAGGAGGCCAGAAACTACCTGGACAGTACCCGTCCTGCAGGCCTGGCTCTGAGCCCGCGGATCGAAATCACCCCTTCCAGAGAGCACTACAACCATGGTCGGGACTCCCTGCAGAACCACCAACTGAACATTAGCCCGAGACCCACCCTCACTGTTCCTGGTCATGAAAACCTTTCCTACCGTGAGCCCCAGTGCCTGAGTCCCGCCAGCAGCAACTCCTCCACCAGCTGGCACTCGGAGAGCTACTCCCCCTGGGCATCTCCTTGTGTGTCCCCCAGCAGCGGCCAGAACCCCGGAGACCTCTGCCCCCGGTTACAGAACATCCACACTGGCTCCCCGCGCACCTCCCCGGGCACCTCTCCTCGCACCAGTCTAGCTGAGGACGGCTGCCTGGGACCCCGCTCGCCCTCCCCCAGGCCTGGCTCCCGCTCCACCTCCCCACAGGGCAAACGCACCTACGACATGTACAGGAATCCAGGGTTAATCCCTGGGCACCGCTCCCGCAGTCCGTCCCCCCACAGTGGCCATGAAGATCACAACATAGGGGCCCACTATACACACAGCAGCCTTGCTGATGCCATGAATGGTTTTGGCACCAGTCAGCCAGGCCTGGTTCCCACTAAAATAGTCAAGACGTCCAATCAGGTTTACACTCTGTACCCAGAGAACCACGGAGAGGGGAACTACGTGGTGTCCTGTGAGCAGGACTTGAAAACCAAACCTGCTGCAGAGCCATTCTTTGTTATCCCCCCAATCTGGTCCAAGCCGCTGGTTTCCAGCCTCTGCAG CATCCCAGTGGCTTCTCTCCCCCCGCTGGAATGGCCGATCCCCAGTCGCACAGACCAGTATGAACTCCACATTGATGTGCAACCCAAGCCGCACCACAGAGCTCACTATGAGACAGAGGGAAGCAGGGGTGCTGTCAAAGCGCCCACAGGAGGACACCCTGTCGTACAG TTACACGGCTACAGAGGCAAGGAGCCGCTTGGCCTGCAGATCTTCATCGGTACAGCAGACGAGCGCATCCTCAAGCCCCACGCCTTCTATCAAGTCCACCGCATCACTGGCAAGACGGTTACAACCACCAGTTATGAGAAGATTATCCATGGCACCAAAGTTCTTGAGATCCCCCTGGAGCCAAAGAACAACATGAAAGCAAT AATTGACTGTGCTGGGATCCTGAAACTCAGGAACGCCGACATCGAGCTGAGGAAGGGCGAGACAGACGTCGGCCGGAAAAACACCCGTGTTCGTCTTGTGTTTCGGGTGCACATACCTCAACCTGGAGGACAGCACGTCTCTCTCCAAGTGGCCTCGCATCCTATTGAGTGCT CTCAGCGTTCAGCACATGAGCTTCCCATGGTGGAGAAGCAGGACATGGACAGCTGCTCTGTTATGGGAGGCCAGCAGATGATCCTGACTGGGCAGAACTTCAGCTCTGACTCCAAGGTCATTTTTATGGAGAAAACCCAGG ATGGGCAACAAATTTGGGAAATGGAAGCAACAGTGGACAAAGATAAGAGCCAACCA AGTATGCTGTTTGTGGAGGTGCCGTCCTACCGAGACACGTCTGTCTGTCATTCTGTCAAAGTCAACTTCTACGTCATCAACGGCAAGAGGAAGCGCAGCCAGCCTCAACATTTCACCTACACACCACTGGCAT CTCCATCAATCAAGACAGAGCCTATAGACGAGTATGAAGCAGATCATATGGGCTTCGCCATGCCTCAGATCTTGGGCATATCGCCTCATTCCTACTACCATAACCCACGCGGTGTCCTCCACCCAGACAACGGCCTGGTCTCCGGCATGGCCTCCTGCCAGCGTCTCAGCTCCAGCCTTCCAGGCCAAGATGCACGTTTCCAGCAGCAGAGCCCGGCCATTGTGTACTCCCGCGGGGGCAAGAGTCTGAGCGGCAGCCCTAGCCTTTATCAGCAGACTGGAGGGATGATGTCTGACCCGCATCGGTCGGTCCTGGTCCACACAGGCTCCCCAGCACAGCCTGTAGGTCCTATGGGTGCAGGCCAGCACCCGTCTATCATCCAGTTCTCCCCCACCAACCACCATCTGCTTCGGGGAGGAGACCATCAACCTCTCAGTGCTCCGCAGCCTGACAACCAGCAGATCATCTACTGCGATGGCTACTCTCCACAGTCTGCCCACTCCCCTACGCCCCCCCAGGCTCAGGCGGTGGTGACTCACCCTCAGCAGTATCCCACCGTGATCCAGCAGCAGCCCTACGTGCAGAAGGGGCAGCAGAAAGGCCGTGCTCCTCCCGGCACGGGGCAGATGGAGGCTCCAGGAGACGGACAGAGGAGGGTGACAGTCAAGGAGGAGAACTTGGACCAGGCCTACCTAGATGATGGTGAGT
- the nfatc2a gene encoding nuclear factor of activated T-cells, cytoplasmic 2 isoform X2 has protein sequence MTSFYDEKDLEEELRRVNCPDEDLEFDYLFEYEPPCSDFAGGHQDDPNLASHKVLSPESEQAFPLEEASPYGIKSCSPAFGEHNTEVLPGYDNQEARNYLDSTRPAGLALSPRIEITPSREHYNHGRDSLQNHQLNISPRPTLTVPGHENLSYREPQCLSPASSNSSTSWHSESYSPWASPCVSPSSGQNPGDLCPRLQNIHTGSPRTSPGTSPRTSLAEDGCLGPRSPSPRPGSRSTSPQGKRTYDMYRNPGLIPGHRSRSPSPHSGHEDHNIGAHYTHSSLADAMNGFGTSQPGLVPTKIVKTSNQVYTLYPENHGEGNYVVSCEQDLKTKPAAEPFFVIPPIWSKPLVSSLCSIPVASLPPLEWPIPSRTDQYELHIDVQPKPHHRAHYETEGSRGAVKAPTGGHPVVQLHGYRGKEPLGLQIFIGTADERILKPHAFYQVHRITGKTVTTTSYEKIIHGTKVLEIPLEPKNNMKAIIDCAGILKLRNADIELRKGETDVGRKNTRVRLVFRVHIPQPGGQHVSLQVASHPIECSQRSAHELPMVEKQDMDSCSVMGGQQMILTGQNFSSDSKVIFMEKTQDGQQIWEMEATVDKDKSQPSMLFVEVPSYRDTSVCHSVKVNFYVINGKRKRSQPQHFTYTPLASPSIKTEPIDEYEADHMGFAMPQILGISPHSYYHNPRGVLHPDNGLVSGMASCQRLSSSLPGQDARFQQQSPAIVYSRGGKSLSGSPSLYQQTGGMMSDPHRSVLVHTGSPAQPVGPMGAGQHPSIIQFSPTNHHLLRGGDHQPLSAPQPDNQQIIYCDGYSPQSAHSPTPPQAQAVVTHPQQYPTVIQQQPYVQKGQQKGRAPPGTGQMEAPGDGQRRVTVKEENLDQAYLDDVNEIIRKDLTGVQARGQT, from the exons ATGACCTCTTTTTACGACGAAAAAGATTTGGAGGAAGAGCTCAGACGAGTCAACTGCCCTGATGAGGATTTGGAGTTTGATTACTTGTTTGAATATGAACCACCTTGCAGCGACTTTGCTGGGGGACATCAAG ATGACCCCAACCTTGCATCTCATAAAGTCCTCAGCCCTGAGTCTGAGCAGGCTTTCCCTCTGGAGGAGGCCTCTCCATACGGCATCAAGTCCTGCAGTCCTGCCTTCGGTGAGCACAACACTGAGGTTCTACCAGGATATGACAACCAGGAGGCCAGAAACTACCTGGACAGTACCCGTCCTGCAGGCCTGGCTCTGAGCCCGCGGATCGAAATCACCCCTTCCAGAGAGCACTACAACCATGGTCGGGACTCCCTGCAGAACCACCAACTGAACATTAGCCCGAGACCCACCCTCACTGTTCCTGGTCATGAAAACCTTTCCTACCGTGAGCCCCAGTGCCTGAGTCCCGCCAGCAGCAACTCCTCCACCAGCTGGCACTCGGAGAGCTACTCCCCCTGGGCATCTCCTTGTGTGTCCCCCAGCAGCGGCCAGAACCCCGGAGACCTCTGCCCCCGGTTACAGAACATCCACACTGGCTCCCCGCGCACCTCCCCGGGCACCTCTCCTCGCACCAGTCTAGCTGAGGACGGCTGCCTGGGACCCCGCTCGCCCTCCCCCAGGCCTGGCTCCCGCTCCACCTCCCCACAGGGCAAACGCACCTACGACATGTACAGGAATCCAGGGTTAATCCCTGGGCACCGCTCCCGCAGTCCGTCCCCCCACAGTGGCCATGAAGATCACAACATAGGGGCCCACTATACACACAGCAGCCTTGCTGATGCCATGAATGGTTTTGGCACCAGTCAGCCAGGCCTGGTTCCCACTAAAATAGTCAAGACGTCCAATCAGGTTTACACTCTGTACCCAGAGAACCACGGAGAGGGGAACTACGTGGTGTCCTGTGAGCAGGACTTGAAAACCAAACCTGCTGCAGAGCCATTCTTTGTTATCCCCCCAATCTGGTCCAAGCCGCTGGTTTCCAGCCTCTGCAG CATCCCAGTGGCTTCTCTCCCCCCGCTGGAATGGCCGATCCCCAGTCGCACAGACCAGTATGAACTCCACATTGATGTGCAACCCAAGCCGCACCACAGAGCTCACTATGAGACAGAGGGAAGCAGGGGTGCTGTCAAAGCGCCCACAGGAGGACACCCTGTCGTACAG TTACACGGCTACAGAGGCAAGGAGCCGCTTGGCCTGCAGATCTTCATCGGTACAGCAGACGAGCGCATCCTCAAGCCCCACGCCTTCTATCAAGTCCACCGCATCACTGGCAAGACGGTTACAACCACCAGTTATGAGAAGATTATCCATGGCACCAAAGTTCTTGAGATCCCCCTGGAGCCAAAGAACAACATGAAAGCAAT AATTGACTGTGCTGGGATCCTGAAACTCAGGAACGCCGACATCGAGCTGAGGAAGGGCGAGACAGACGTCGGCCGGAAAAACACCCGTGTTCGTCTTGTGTTTCGGGTGCACATACCTCAACCTGGAGGACAGCACGTCTCTCTCCAAGTGGCCTCGCATCCTATTGAGTGCT CTCAGCGTTCAGCACATGAGCTTCCCATGGTGGAGAAGCAGGACATGGACAGCTGCTCTGTTATGGGAGGCCAGCAGATGATCCTGACTGGGCAGAACTTCAGCTCTGACTCCAAGGTCATTTTTATGGAGAAAACCCAGG ATGGGCAACAAATTTGGGAAATGGAAGCAACAGTGGACAAAGATAAGAGCCAACCA AGTATGCTGTTTGTGGAGGTGCCGTCCTACCGAGACACGTCTGTCTGTCATTCTGTCAAAGTCAACTTCTACGTCATCAACGGCAAGAGGAAGCGCAGCCAGCCTCAACATTTCACCTACACACCACTGGCAT CTCCATCAATCAAGACAGAGCCTATAGACGAGTATGAAGCAGATCATATGGGCTTCGCCATGCCTCAGATCTTGGGCATATCGCCTCATTCCTACTACCATAACCCACGCGGTGTCCTCCACCCAGACAACGGCCTGGTCTCCGGCATGGCCTCCTGCCAGCGTCTCAGCTCCAGCCTTCCAGGCCAAGATGCACGTTTCCAGCAGCAGAGCCCGGCCATTGTGTACTCCCGCGGGGGCAAGAGTCTGAGCGGCAGCCCTAGCCTTTATCAGCAGACTGGAGGGATGATGTCTGACCCGCATCGGTCGGTCCTGGTCCACACAGGCTCCCCAGCACAGCCTGTAGGTCCTATGGGTGCAGGCCAGCACCCGTCTATCATCCAGTTCTCCCCCACCAACCACCATCTGCTTCGGGGAGGAGACCATCAACCTCTCAGTGCTCCGCAGCCTGACAACCAGCAGATCATCTACTGCGATGGCTACTCTCCACAGTCTGCCCACTCCCCTACGCCCCCCCAGGCTCAGGCGGTGGTGACTCACCCTCAGCAGTATCCCACCGTGATCCAGCAGCAGCCCTACGTGCAGAAGGGGCAGCAGAAAGGCCGTGCTCCTCCCGGCACGGGGCAGATGGAGGCTCCAGGAGACGGACAGAGGAGGGTGACAGTCAAGGAGGAGAACTTGGACCAGGCCTACCTAGATGATG